A genomic window from Astatotilapia calliptera chromosome 12, fAstCal1.2, whole genome shotgun sequence includes:
- the LOC113034234 gene encoding polyubiquitin-like has translation MDITITMVGGSHTVRVNPQDTVGSLKIKIQSMLGVDPQRQRLVFINGQKTPLNDDSKPISYYGLQHGSQVSLLVTEPPPTQVFLRNEKGQTSTYDIRLDETVSNFKNRVEKREGVPASQQRLIHQGREMQGGKLEDYNVRNHSTIELTLRLRGG, from the coding sequence ATGGATATAACTATCACTATGGTGGGTGGGTCCCACACCGTGAGGGTGAACCCACAGGACACGGTTGGCtctctgaaaataaaaatccagagCATGCTGGGAGTCGACCCCCAGAGGCAGAGGCTGGTTTTCATAAACGGCCAGAAGACCCCTCTCAACGACGACTCCAAACCCATCAGCTACTACGGCTTACAGCACGGCTCCCAGGTGTCCCTGCTGGTCACCGAGCCTCCTCCGACCCAGGTGTTCCTCAGAAATGAAAAGGGACAAACGAGCACCTACGACATCAGGCTCGACGAGACTGTGAGCAACTTCAAGAACAGAGTCGAGAAAAGAGAGGGGGTGCCAGCGAGCCAGCAGAGGCTCATTCACCAAGGCCGGGAGATGCAGGGTGGCAAACTGGAGGACTACAACGTCAGAAACCACAGCACCATCGAGTTGACTTTACGTCTGAGAGGAGGCTGA
- the LOC113034233 gene encoding polyubiquitin-like, giving the protein MDITITMVGGSHTVRVNPQDTVGSLKIKIQSMLGVDPQRQRLVFINGQKTTLNDDSKPISYYGLQHGSQVSLLVTEPPPTQVFLRNEKGQTSTYDIRLDETVSNFKNRVEKREGVPASQQRLIHQGREMQGGKLEDYNVRNHSTIELTLRLRGG; this is encoded by the coding sequence ATGGATATAACTATCACTATGGTGGGTGGGTCCCACACCGTGAGGGTGAACCCACAGGACACGGTTGGCtctctgaaaataaaaatccagagCATGCTGGGAGTCGACCCCCAGAGGCAGAGGCTGGTTTTCATAAACGGCCAGAAGACCACTCTCAACGACGACTCCAAACCCATCAGCTACTACGGCTTACAGCACGGCTCCCAGGTGTCCCTGCTGGTCACCGAGCCTCCTCCGACCCAGGTGTTCCTCAGAAATGAAAAGGGACAAACGAGCACCTACGACATCAGGCTCGACGAGACTGTGAGCAACTTCAAGAACAGAGTCGAGAAAAGAGAGGGGGTGCCAGCGAGCCAGCAGAGGCTCATTCACCAAGGCCGGGAGATGCAGGGTGGCAAACTGGAGGACTACAACGTCAGAAACCACAGCACCATCGAGTTGACTTTACGTCTGAGAGGAGGCTGA
- the gatc gene encoding glutamyl-tRNA(Gln) amidotransferase subunit C, mitochondrial isoform X2, producing the protein MSVFSLAASRTFRGVSVKIPRMLFSLLPNDGYSITILNSKRISWPQSHSANTTRLLSSEPLNQKPAHIPADLVDKLERLALVDFRTKQGLACLEKAIRFADQLHVVDTTGVEPMDSVLEDRVLYLREDAVMEGDCAEKLLQLSKTTVEEYFVAPPGNIPLPKGEERTAMLKNSEF; encoded by the exons ATGTCCGTGTTTAGCCTCGCTGCTTCGCGTACATTCCGTGGCGTGTCGGTAAAAATCCCTCGGATGTTATTTAGCCTGCTACCCAATGATGGATACTCAATAACAATCCTAAACAGCAAGAGAATCAGCTGGCCGCAGAGCCACAGCGCAAATACAACGCGTCTGCTCAGCTCTGAACCACTTAACCAGaag CCTGCCCATATTCCTGCTGACCTGGTGGACAAACTGGAGCGACTGGCTTTGGTGGATTTTCGCACCAAACAGGGACTGGCCTGTTTGGAAAAAGCCATACGGTTTGCAGACCAGCTTCATGTCGTTGACACAACAGGGGTTGAACCGATGGATTCAGTTTTGGAGGACAG GGTTTTGTACCTGAGGGAGGATGCTGTGATGGAGGGTGACTGTGCTGAAAAACTGCTTCAGCTCTCAAAAACCACAGTTGAAGAATATTTTGTGGCACCACCAG GAAATATTCCTCTACCTAAGGGGGAGGAGAGGACTGCCATGCTGAAAAACTCAGAGTTTTGA
- the gatc gene encoding glutamyl-tRNA(Gln) amidotransferase subunit C, mitochondrial isoform X1 — MSVFSLAASRTFRGVSVKIPRMLFSLLPNDGYSITILNSKRISWPQSHSANTTRLLSSEPLNQKIPKVATWEPVPEEQLPPPAHIPADLVDKLERLALVDFRTKQGLACLEKAIRFADQLHVVDTTGVEPMDSVLEDRVLYLREDAVMEGDCAEKLLQLSKTTVEEYFVAPPGNIPLPKGEERTAMLKNSEF; from the exons ATGTCCGTGTTTAGCCTCGCTGCTTCGCGTACATTCCGTGGCGTGTCGGTAAAAATCCCTCGGATGTTATTTAGCCTGCTACCCAATGATGGATACTCAATAACAATCCTAAACAGCAAGAGAATCAGCTGGCCGCAGAGCCACAGCGCAAATACAACGCGTCTGCTCAGCTCTGAACCACTTAACCAGaag ATACCAAAGGTGGCAACATGGGAACCAGTACCAGAGGAACAGCTTCCTCCG CCTGCCCATATTCCTGCTGACCTGGTGGACAAACTGGAGCGACTGGCTTTGGTGGATTTTCGCACCAAACAGGGACTGGCCTGTTTGGAAAAAGCCATACGGTTTGCAGACCAGCTTCATGTCGTTGACACAACAGGGGTTGAACCGATGGATTCAGTTTTGGAGGACAG GGTTTTGTACCTGAGGGAGGATGCTGTGATGGAGGGTGACTGTGCTGAAAAACTGCTTCAGCTCTCAAAAACCACAGTTGAAGAATATTTTGTGGCACCACCAG GAAATATTCCTCTACCTAAGGGGGAGGAGAGGACTGCCATGCTGAAAAACTCAGAGTTTTGA